From Columba livia isolate bColLiv1 breed racing homer chromosome 7, bColLiv1.pat.W.v2, whole genome shotgun sequence, one genomic window encodes:
- the PLCL1 gene encoding inactive phospholipase C-like protein 1 isoform X2, giving the protein MAEAAGGREPAPAGRAAPSAEEEPEPAALDAPGRRRERRSGVSAVGAAERLAGSSLGAPDPDACLLEAAKATPRRSSIIKDPSNQKCGRKKTVSFSSMPSEKKISSASDCISFMQAGCELKKVRPNSRIYNRFFTLDPDLQALRWEPSKKDLEKAKLDISAIKEIRLGKNTETFRNNGLADQISEDCALSIIHGENYESLDLVANSADVANIWVSGLRYLVSRSKQPLDLMESSHNTPRFAWLKTVFEAADVDGNGIMLEDTSVELIKKLNPTLKESKIRLKFKEIQKSKEKLTTRVTEEEFCEAFCELCTRPEVYFLLVQISKNKEYLDANDLMLFLEAEQGVTHITEEMCLDIIRRYELSQEGRLKGFLAIDGFTQYLLSPECDIFDPEHKKIVQDMTQPLSHYYINASHNTYLIEDQLRGPADINGYVRALKMSCRSIELDVCDGPDNEPIICNRNNMTSPLAFRNVIEVINKLAFFASEYPLILCLGNHCSVQQQKVMVQHMKRIFGNKLYTEAPLSSEVYLPSPEKLKMKIIVKGKKLPCDQDILEGEVTDEDEEAEISRRLSEDFSREPKLIWLCRELSDLVSLCKSVRYRDFKTSTKAQNYWEMCSFSEAEASRIANENPEDFVNYNKRFLSRVYPSAMRIDSSNLNPQDFWNCGCQIVAMNYQTPGPMMDLHTGWFLQNGGCGYVLRPSVMRDEVSYFSANTKGIVPGVSPQVLHVKIISGQNFPKPKGACAKGDVIDPYVCIEIHGIPADCTEQRTKTVQQNSDNPIFDESFEFQINLPELAMIRFVVLDDDYIGDEFIGQYTIPLECLQPGYRHIPLRSFVGDIMEHVTLFVHIAITNRSGGGKAQKRSLSVRIGKKAREYTMLRNTGLKTIDDIFKLAVHPLREATDLRENMQNAMVSVKELCGLPPMASLKQCILTLSSRLVGSDNAPSVTLCMKDAFPYLEPLGTLPDVQKKLLAAYDLMIQESRVLIETADITHDKIVQCQKAGMEFHEELHNLGTKEGLKGRKLSKAIESFAWNITVLKGQGDLLKNAKSQALENMKQIQLACLSCGLSKGGQTDAKSKRGLEAIQEKDTGDENGRL; this is encoded by the exons GATCCTTCAAACCAAAAgtgtggaagaaagaaaacagtgtcGTTCAGCAGCATGCCgtcagagaagaaaatcagcAGCGCCAGCGACTGTATCAGCTTCATGCAGGCTGGGTGTGAACTCAAGAAAGTTCGTCCAAATTCCCGGATTTATAACCGTTTTTTCACGCTGGATCCTGACCTGCAAGCTCTTCGTTGGGAGCCTTCCAAGAAGGACCTCGAGAAAGCCAAGCTTGATATTTCTGCTATAAAAGAAATCAGACTAGGGAAGAACACAGAAACGTTCAGGAATAATGGACTTGCAGACCAGATTTCTGAGGACTGTGCACTGTCGATAATCCACGGGGAGAACTACGAGTCGCTTGACTTGGTTGCTAATTCAGCTGATGTGGCCAATATTTGGGTATCAGGATTAAGGTACCTGGTTTCTCGTAGCAAACAGCCCTTGGATTTGATGGAAAGCAGCCATAATACCCCACGGTTTGCCTGGCTGAAAACTGTATTTGAAGCAGCAGATGTTGATGGTAACGGCATCATGTTAGAAGACACATCTGTGGAGCTAATAAAGAAACTTAACCCCACCTTAAAGGAATCAAAGATTAGACTAAAATTTAAGGAAATCcagaagagcaaagagaagCTGACAACGCGAGTCACAGAGGAGGAATTTTGTGAAGCGTTCTGCGAACTTTGCACAAGACCCGAAGTTTATTTCTTGCTCGTGCAGATCTCTAAAAACAAAGAGTATCTAGATGCCAATGACCTCATGCTGTTTTTAGAGGCTGAGCAAGGAGTGACCCACATAACGGAAGAAATGTGTCTAGATATTATACGTAGGTATGAGCTTTCTCAAGAAGGGCGTTTGAAAGGTTTTCTTGCGATTGACGGATTTACTCAATACTTGTTGTCCCCAGAATGTGACATTTTTGACCCGGAGCACAAAAAAATTGTCCAAGACATGACACAGCCTTTGTCACATTACTACATCAATGCGTCCCACAACACGTATCTCATAGAAGACCAGCTCAGAGGACCGGCTGATATCAATGGTTATGTCAGAGCTTTAAAGATGAGTTGTCGGAGTATTGAACTAGACGTCTGCGACGGCCCAGATAATGAACCCATTATTTGTAACCGTAACAACATGACATCGCCGCTTGCCTTTCGAAATGTTATTGAGGTAATAAATAAattggctttctttgcttcAGAATACCCCCTTATTCTCTGCTTGGGGAACCACTGCTCGGTACAACAGCAGAAGGTCATGGTACAACACATGAAAAGGATCTTTGGAAACAAACTCTACACAGAGGCACCTTTATCCTCAGAAGTCTACCTCCCATCAcctgagaaactgaaaatgaagatcATTGTGAAGGGGAAGAAGCTGCCCTGCGACCAGGATATATTAGAAGGAGAAGTCACAGACGAAGACGAAGAGGCTGAAATATCGCGGAGGCTCTCAGAGGACTTCTCAAGAGAACCGAAGCTGATCTGGCTCTGCAGGGAATTGTCCGACTTGGTGTCCCTGTGCAAATCTGTCCGATACAGAGACTTCAAGACGTCCACAAAAGCTCAAAATTATTGGGAAATGTGCTCCTTCAGTGAGGCGGAAGCCAGTCGGATTGCAAATGAAAACCCTGAAGATTTCGTCAACTACAACAAAAGGTTTCTGTCCAGGGTGTACCCAAGTGCTATGAGGATAGACTCCAGTAACTTAAATCCTCAAGATTTTTGGAATTGTGGTTGCCAGATAGTGGCAATGAACTACCAGACCCCGGGCCCCATGATGGACCTACACACCGGCTGGTTTCTGCAGAACGGGGGATGTGGGTATGTCCTCAGGCCTTCGGTGATGCGTGATGAAGTGTCTTACTTCAGCGCTAACACCAAGGGCATTGTTCCGGGGGTCTCTCCCCAAGTCCTACATGTCAAAATAATTAGTGGACAGAACTTCCCAAAGCCCAAAGGTGCATGTGCAAAAGGGGATGTCATAGACCCCTATGTCTGCATAGAAATACACGGGATTCCTGCAGACTGCACCGAACAAAGAACTAAAACTGTTCAGCAAAACAGTGATAACCCCATTTTTGACGAAAGCTTTGAGTTCCAGATCAATCTGCCGGAGCTGGCCATGATCCGTTTTGTGGTGTTGGATGATGACTACATTGGGGATGAGTTCATAGGGCAGTACACCATCCCACTGGAGTGCTTGCAGCCCGGATACAGGCACATACCGCTGCGGTCTTTTGTCGGCGACATCATGGAACACGTTACCCTCTTTGTTCACATCGCAATAACCAACCGGAGTGGAGGTGGGAAGGCCCAGAAGCGCAGCCTCTCGGTGCGGATAGGAAAGAAAGCACGGGAGTACACCATGCTGAGGAACACCGGCCTCAAGACCATCGATGATATCTTCAAGCTGGCAGTGCATCCGCTACGAGAGGCCACAGACCTGAGGGAAAATATGCAG AATGCCATGGTGTCTGTGAAGGAGCTGTGCGGGCTGCCGCCCATGGCCAGCCTGAAGCAGTGCATCCTCACCCTGTCCTCgcgcctggtgggcagcgacaACGCGCCCTCTGTCACCCTCTGCATGAAGGACGCCTTTCCGTATCTCGAGCCGCTGGGGACCCTGCCCGACGTGCAGAAAAAGCTCCTGGCCGCCTATGACCTG ATGATTCAAGAGAGCAGGGTTCTCATCGAGACAGCAGACATCACTCACGACAAGATCGTTCAGTGCCAAAAAGCAG ggATGGAATTCCACGAAGAGCTTCATAACCTCGGGACAAAAGAAggtttgaaaggaagaaaattaagcaAAGCCATTGAGAGTTTTGCGTGGAATATCACAGTGCTGAAG GGCCAAGGGGATCTCCTGAAGAACGCCAAGAGCCAAGCCCTGGAGAACATGAAGCAGATCCAGCTGGCGTGCCTGTCCTGTGGGCTGAGCAAGGGCGGGCAGACGGACGCCAAGTCGAAACGGGGCCTGGAGGCGATCCAGGAGAAGGACACCGGCGACGAGAACGGGAGGCTGTga